One stretch of Mustelus asterias chromosome 21, sMusAst1.hap1.1, whole genome shotgun sequence DNA includes these proteins:
- the csf2rb gene encoding cytokine receptor common subunit beta, whose protein sequence is MAAKERVGFLCLFSVLTLSAVHCAAEVHDVASSLQCYTDYISEIDCKWTESLEARKYIPMDLYYRKKTGLTNNFQLQRCNSRRSPKNSSKSDLDWKCTIMDNNHAISYQYHYIFKPERPVNLSKSFRLLENIKPQPPSNLNVAVTEEGDYSLSWQTVYSRNSSNPLFGKLQYDINYKRSWEPWESSVTESIQNDKPSFLFSKSCLAASDTYIARVRTKPQSQGASRGHWSDWSSELQWNTAPNAYKPPAAEDEVMPRNLQCTYDGIQEIECTWEVTKESSKYFKFHLHYRETNHSETKECEKAQILRNYSHLIIHVCHIRVDTEKGLNDYQMFLIPAEPMQTFEPYKHIKPKAPFNLTTERLPDENYQLKWEIVKALHNSEYEIRYKKLEDSWENAKEKKIPHDTKFWLISKHILDSSSRYTFRVRTKVKFQNEPFSYRGPWSEWSEVAQLETKPDKKPFIIASVVILMCLIVAVRPCFCLIRRKKRSWLNSIPDPAKSKLFLKQSQKGQLGSWAPVEIGTLEEGSICQVVTNEWLNSSPQLIPKEEANVTQKEKERGIFSALSTGSPVDQEQLYREIGTALPAGQVHPNRLTMLSEPADYDGPYLFNYQDVPEFSPEGKNGFNTSESYFKFGQGSPPGYVKLPESSESPQANSEQVPALPVSMYVVNPLLPVFGSPSAAGYHTGNTTGTCFGPEQPTAPTSSYVLCPPSTNPATTPPPGANAGYVRAKETDVTDGFSQPAPGPEVAANPAVPPQSPVSRAETLAEGERYPQSCPGVSLETPTIQPWQPAGSGSYVLTVPGGLAGCPSGLPEQDASGKGEEESLWAEQRWDVVSEPSIWPGSTQDPKSPHLSKLPADPQIPATKEEALALANRQNVGPNVILYQQGAKPLLLKQIGDYCFIPGPSPINTNAFAKHHPPSSLAKTDSANNQSLCQGLKVMPPFLSPDIPSSNVSLS, encoded by the exons GCTGCAGAGGTGCAACTCGAGAAGATCACCGAAAAATAGTTCCAAATCGGATCTTGACTGGAAGTGCACCATCATGGATAACAACCATGCGATCTCGTATCAATATCATTACATCTTCAAACCAGAAAGGCCTGTGAATCTCAGCAAATCCTTCAGACTTTTGGAAAACA TCAAACCACAACCTCCGTCCAATCTCAACGTTGCTGTCACAGAAGAAGGGGACTACTCACTGTCGTGGCAAACAGTCTACTCCAGAAATTCGTCCAATCCCCTCTTTGGAAAGCTACAGTATGACATTAACTACAAACGAAGCTGGGAACCATGGGAG AGTTCAGTTACGGAAAGCATCCAAAATGACAAGCCATCCTTTCTATTCAGCAAGTCCTGTCTGGCAGCCTCAGATACGTACATCGCACGTGTTCGGACAAAGCCACAAAGCCAGGGTGCTTCCAGAGGTCACTGGAGCGATTGGAGCTCGGAGCTCCAATGGAACACCGCTCCAAATGCCTACAAGCCTCCAGCAG CTGAAGATGAAGTGATGCCTCGAAATTTGCAGTGTACCTACGATGGCATCCAGGAGATTGAGTGTACCTGGGAAGTAACAAAGGAATCCAGTAAATACTTCAAATTCCACCTCCACTACAGAGAAACCAATCATTCTGA AACCAAAGAATGTGAAAAAGCACAGATACTCCGCAACTACTCACATCTCATCATTCATGTGTGTCACATACGTGTGGACACTGAGAAGGGCCTGAATGACTATCAGATGTTCCTGATACCTGCTGAACCAATGCAGACATTCGAACCGTACAAACACA TAAAACCAAAGGCCCCTTTCAACTTGACCACAGAACGATTGCCTGATGAGAATTATCAACTGAAATGGGAGATTGTCAAAGCTTTGCACAATTCGGAATATGAAATTCGTTACAAAAAGCTCGAAGATTCTTGGGAG AATGCCAAAGAGAAGAAAATTCCTCACGATACCAAATTCTGGCTGATCTCAAAGCACATACTGGACTCTTCCAGTAGATACACCTTTAGAGTCAGGACTAAGGTAAAATTCCAAAATGAACCCTTTTCCTACCGTGGACCttggagtgagtggagtgaggtggCCCAGTTGGAAACTAAGCCTG ATAAGAAACCGTTCATTATTGCAAGCGTTGTCATCCTGATGTGTTTAATCGTCGCGGTCCGCCCCTGTTTCTGCCTGATAAGAAG GAAGAAGAGATCCTGGTTGAATAGTATTCCGGATCCGGCAAAGAGCAAGCTTTTCCTCAAACAAAGCCAG AAGGGGCAGCTGGGATCCTGGGCGCCGGTGGAAATTGGAACTCTGGAGGAGGGCAGCATCTGCCAGGTTGTGACCAATGAGTGGCTGAATTCATCCCCCCAGCTCATTCCAAA GGAAGAGGCAAATGTCACCCAGAAGGAGAAAGAACGAGGCATTTTTTCTGCCCTGTCGACCGGCAGTCCAGTTGACCAAGAACAGTTGTATCGTGAGATTGGCACGGCGTTACCAGCTGGGCAAGTACACCCCAACCGTCTAACCATGCTGAGCGAGCCAGCTGACTACGATGGCCCCTACTTGTTCAACTATCAAGATGTGCCGGAGTTCTCTCCGGAGGGAAAGAATGGATTTAACACAAGTGAGAGTTATTTCAAATTCGGCCAAGGGTCGCCGCCCGGGTATGTCAAACTCCCAGAGAGCTCGGAAAGTCCGCAGGCAAACTCGGAACAAGTGCCAGCTTTGCCCGTGTCCATGTATGTTGTGAACCCTCTGCTGCCTGTGTTCGGTTCGCCCAGTGCGGCGGGCTATCACACTGGGAATACCACGGGGACTTGCTTCGGGCCAGAGCAACCAACCGCTCCCACCTCCAGTTACGTGCTGTGCCCCCCGTCAACAAATCCCGCCACGACCCCTCCACCCGGTGCCAACGCCGGCTACGTCCGCGCAAAGGAGACAGATGTCACCGACGGTTTCAGCCAACCGGCTCCGGGCCCGGAAGTGGCGGCAAACCCGGCGGTTCCCCCGCAGTCGCCGGTTTCCAGAGCAGAGACGCTGGCGGAGGGCGAGAGGTACCCGCAAAGCTGCCCCGGTGTCTCGCTGGAGACTCCCACCATCCAACCTTGGCAGCCGGCTGGCAGCGGTAGCTACGTGTTAACTGTGCCCGGAGGGCTGGCGGGCTGCCCTAGCGGCCTCCCCGAGCAGGATGCGTCGGGCAAAGGGGAGGAGGAAAGCCTGTGGGCAGAGCAGCGATGGGACGTAGTCTCCGAGCCATCGATTTGGCCAGGCTCTACTCAGGACCCCAAATCTCCGCACCTGTCAAAGCTCCCAGCGGACCCCCAGATACCGGCAACCAAAGAGGAAGCCCTCGCACTGGCAAACCGACAGAATGTAGGCCCCAACGTCATCCTTTACCAGCAAGGAGCAAAACCATTACTCCTAAAGCAGATTGGAGACTATTGCTTCATCCCTGGACCTTCTCcgataaacacaaatgcatttgcCAAGCACCACCCACCATCATCATTGGCAAAGACCGATTCGGCCAATAACCAATCCCTTTGCCAGGGTTTAAAGGTCATGCCGCCATTTCTGTCTCCCGATATTCCAAGTAGCAACGTGAGTCTATCTTAG